A window from Cryptomeria japonica chromosome 1, Sugi_1.0, whole genome shotgun sequence encodes these proteins:
- the LOC131071995 gene encoding (R)-mandelonitrile beta-glucosyltransferase-like has protein sequence MGMSGLHAVIVPFPAQGTINPLINLAQLLSSRGVFITFVNMEWSHKCMSKAAHNDDEPTFKFLTNPDGLPPDHGRLANLAEYVIAVEHLGPVLEQHLLSSLSDGKTPPITCIITENFMSCTHQVAKKLGVPRVIFWTLCAASSIAQCNAKLLLSRGHIPVKVEESKRADKVITCLPGNLPPLFLSDLFSFYRATDTSGVLFQWALRESQFQSKLDYVLVNTFDELEPPEMVSALSCNGCPALAVGPVFLPNLLAGKDLNGRGSLQE, from the exons ATGGGGATGAGTGGCCTGCACGCAGTGATTGTACCTTTCCCTGCGCAAGGCACCATCAATCCTCTCATTAATTTGGCCCAGTTGCTCTCTTCAAGAGGGGTATTCATCACTTTCGTAAACATGGAATGGAGTCACAAGTGCATGTCTAAAGCAGCTCATAATGATGATGAACCCACGTTTAAGTTTCTCACCAATCCAGATGGATTGCCGCCAGATCATGGTCGCCTGGCCAATCTTGCCGAGTACGTAATCGCAGTGGAACATCTTGGCCCTGTCTTGGAGCAACATTTGCTGAGCAGCTTATCAGATGGAAAAACTCCTCCCATCACCTGCATTATAACAGAAAATTTCATGTCCTGCACTCACCAAGTGGCCAAAAAACTGGGAGTGCCCCGAGTGATCTTCTGGACATTGTGCGCTGCCTCTTCTATTGCTCAGTGCAACGCAAAACTTCTTCTCTCTCGCGGACATATTCCTGTCAAAG TGGAGGAATCGAAGAGGGCGGACAAAGTGATCACTTGTTTGCCCGGGAATCTTCCACCTCTGTTTCTGAGCGATCTGTTCTCTTTCTACCGTGCTACCGACACATCGGGCGTTTTATTCCAGTGGGCCCTGCGTGAGTCCCAATTCCAAAGCAAGTTAGACTATGTGCTGGTCAACACGTTCGATGAGCTGGAACCCCCTGAGATGGTAAGCGCACTGTCCTGTAATGGCTGCCCTGCTTTGGCAGTAGGGCCTGTATTTCTTCCCAATTTGCTGGCAGGAAAAGATTTGAACGGGCGTGGGAGTTTGCAGGAGTAG